One segment of Streptomyces sp. TG1A-8 DNA contains the following:
- a CDS encoding molybdopterin-binding protein, whose product MTLSIRNQLPGTVTAVRPGEVMATVEIRLDGGQDLVTAITLEAVEELGLVPGTAVRALVKATEVSLATSRADGLSIRNRLPGTITRLRTGEVMATAKVAVDGGELTAAVTKDAATELGLFVGSAVIALIKATEVSLATV is encoded by the coding sequence ATGACACTGAGCATCCGCAACCAGCTCCCCGGCACCGTCACCGCCGTCCGGCCCGGCGAGGTCATGGCCACCGTCGAGATCCGCCTGGACGGCGGTCAGGACCTCGTGACGGCCATCACCCTGGAGGCCGTGGAGGAACTCGGCCTCGTCCCGGGCACCGCCGTCCGCGCCCTGGTGAAGGCCACGGAGGTCTCCCTCGCCACCAGCCGGGCCGACGGCCTGTCGATCCGCAACCGGCTTCCCGGCACGATCACCCGGCTCCGGACCGGCGAGGTCATGGCCACCGCGAAGGTCGCCGTCGACGGCGGTGAACTCACCGCGGCCGTGACGAAGGACGCGGCCACCGAGCTGGGCCTGTTCGTCGGCTCCGCCGTCATCGCCCTGATCAAGGCGACCGAGGTGTCGCTGGCGACGGTGTGA
- the modB gene encoding molybdate ABC transporter permease subunit: MTPLDRPRAAAGPRTDGPPRRRVRAGRRGAPLPLLVPGVVALAFLLLPLVALLVRAPWRGLPEQLTGTEVWQALRLSLVSATAATAVSLVLGVPLAWLLARTDFPGRGLVRALVTLPLVLPPVVGGVALLLALGRNGVVGRWLDAWFGVTLPFTTTGVVVAEAFVAMPFLVISVEGTLRAADPRFEEAAATLGASRFTAFRRVTLPLIAPGIAAGAVLAWARALGEFGATITFAGNFPGRTRTMPLAVYLALQNDPEAAIALSLVLLAVSVAVLAGLRDRWMTGA; the protein is encoded by the coding sequence GTGACCCCGCTCGACCGGCCCCGCGCCGCGGCCGGCCCCCGCACGGACGGACCGCCGCGCCGCCGCGTCCGCGCCGGCCGGCGCGGTGCTCCCCTCCCGCTGCTCGTGCCGGGCGTGGTGGCGCTGGCCTTCCTGCTGCTGCCCCTGGTCGCGCTGCTCGTGCGCGCCCCCTGGCGCGGCCTGCCGGAGCAGCTGACCGGCACCGAGGTGTGGCAGGCGCTGCGGCTGTCCCTGGTGAGTGCGACCGCGGCGACCGCCGTGAGCCTCGTCCTGGGCGTACCGCTGGCCTGGCTGCTCGCGCGGACGGACTTCCCCGGCCGCGGACTCGTCCGGGCCCTGGTGACCCTGCCGCTGGTGCTGCCACCGGTGGTCGGCGGTGTGGCCCTGCTGCTGGCCCTCGGCCGCAACGGGGTCGTCGGCCGGTGGCTCGACGCCTGGTTCGGCGTGACCCTGCCGTTCACCACCACCGGGGTGGTGGTCGCGGAGGCGTTCGTCGCGATGCCGTTCCTGGTGATCAGCGTGGAGGGCACGCTGCGCGCGGCCGACCCGCGCTTCGAGGAAGCGGCCGCCACCCTCGGCGCCTCCCGCTTCACCGCGTTCCGCCGGGTCACCCTGCCGCTGATCGCCCCGGGCATCGCCGCGGGCGCCGTCCTGGCCTGGGCCCGCGCGCTCGGTGAGTTCGGCGCGACGATCACCTTCGCGGGCAACTTCCCCGGCCGTACCCGCACGATGCCCCTCGCCGTCTACCTCGCCCTGCAGAACGACCCCGAGGCCGCCATCGCCCTCAGCCTGGTCCTGCTGGCCGTGTCCGTGGCCGTGCTCGCCGGTCTGCGCGACCGGTGGATGACGGGAGCGTGA
- a CDS encoding ABC transporter ATP-binding protein, translated as MTGTGARTTGPDPAGGQGLDARLVVARGSFRLDVALSAAPGDVVALLGPNGAGKTTALRALAGLVPLSDGHLRLDGTSLERTPPESRPVGVVFQDYLLFPHLSALDNVAFGPRCRGAGRAGARAQAAAWLERMGLADHAHAKPRRLSGGQAQRVALARALATRPRLLLLDEPLAALDARTRVEVRAQLRRHLAAFEAVAVLVTHDPLDAMVLADRLVVVEHGRVVQEGAPADIARRPRTDYIAQLVGLNLYRGQADGHAVRLAAGAGITTTEALSGPVFVAFPPSAVTLFRDRPTGSSARNLWHCRVTGLETHGDRVRADLTGELPLAADLTTVAAAELDLHPGAPVWATVKATQTHTYPA; from the coding sequence ATGACCGGCACCGGTGCCCGCACGACCGGCCCGGACCCCGCGGGCGGCCAGGGCCTCGACGCCCGGCTCGTCGTCGCACGGGGCTCCTTCCGGCTCGACGTGGCCCTGAGCGCCGCCCCCGGGGACGTGGTCGCGCTGCTCGGCCCCAACGGTGCCGGCAAGACCACCGCCCTGCGCGCCCTCGCCGGACTCGTCCCGCTCTCCGACGGCCACCTGCGGCTGGACGGCACGTCCCTGGAGCGGACCCCGCCGGAGTCCCGCCCGGTCGGCGTGGTCTTCCAGGACTACCTGCTCTTCCCGCACCTGTCCGCCCTGGACAACGTGGCCTTCGGACCGCGCTGCCGGGGCGCCGGCAGGGCCGGGGCCCGCGCGCAGGCCGCCGCCTGGCTGGAGCGCATGGGCCTCGCCGACCACGCCCACGCCAAGCCGCGCCGCCTGTCCGGCGGCCAGGCCCAGCGGGTGGCCCTGGCCCGGGCGCTGGCCACCCGGCCCCGGCTGCTGCTGCTGGACGAACCGCTCGCGGCCCTGGACGCCCGGACCCGCGTGGAGGTCCGCGCCCAGCTCCGCCGCCACCTGGCCGCCTTCGAGGCGGTCGCCGTCCTCGTCACGCACGACCCGCTGGACGCCATGGTGCTCGCGGACCGGCTGGTGGTCGTCGAGCACGGCCGGGTCGTGCAGGAGGGCGCGCCGGCGGACATCGCGCGCCGCCCGCGCACGGACTACATCGCGCAGCTGGTCGGCCTCAACCTCTACCGGGGGCAGGCCGACGGGCACGCGGTGCGGCTGGCCGCCGGAGCCGGGATCACCACCACCGAGGCCCTGTCCGGACCGGTGTTCGTGGCGTTCCCGCCGTCCGCCGTCACGCTGTTCCGGGACCGGCCCACCGGCTCCAGCGCCCGCAACCTGTGGCACTGCCGGGTCACCGGCCTGGAGACCCACGGCGACCGGGTCCGCGCCGACCTCACCGGCGAGCTCCCCCTGGCCGCCGACCTCACCACCGTCGCCGCGGCCGAACTGGACCTGCACCCGGGCGCACCGGTCTGGGCGACCGTGAAAGCGACGCAGACCCACACGTACCCGGCCTGA